One stretch of Deinococcus hopiensis KR-140 DNA includes these proteins:
- a CDS encoding MbcA/ParS/Xre antitoxin family protein, with protein MLGEDRTRGWLTQLNSHLDGKAPADFLRTETGGKRLSRYLESLENVTYG; from the coding sequence ATGCTCGGCGAGGACCGGACCCGAGGCTGGCTGACCCAACTCAACAGTCACCTGGACGGGAAGGCCCCCGCCGATTTCTTGCGCACAGAGACTGGGGGCAAGCGCCTCTCACGCTACTTGGAGTCGCTTGAGAATGTCACCTACGGATGA